The window TAGAGGTATCAATTGCTTGCTATATGGACAACAGTGAAAAGCAAATGCGCCAACCAATCATCCAGCTAACGTGACACACACCATTTTACAGTACGTCATCGCCGCCCCGAAGCTCCTTCGACTCAAGTAGCCGATACCGACCCTCCTCTTGAAGCCGAGCAGTGGTGACGCGGTCGGGGTAATTCCTTAGAAACATGTTTGTGAAATGCGTGCCGTAATGGATTCCTTCAATTGGCGACTGTCCGGCATTGTAACCCGGCAGCGGCCGTATGACGGATCGAAAGTTGGGCTCGTGAAAGTACGCAAATGCGAACCGTTCACGGACGTTGAGCCCGACCTTGTGCGGTGTTGACTGCAGAACATTGTTGGTCATGTACTGCATCATATCGCCTGAAGCAGAATTCGTGAGCTACGATTTCTTGAACAAGTTCGTTTGGGAACCTTACCTGGAAAGACTGTGAATGTCCCAGCAACCGGAGGCACGTACACCCATCCGGCCTCGTTTTCCCGTAGTCCAGCTGAGCTTTTTTCCCAGTTGGAAAATCGTTCGTTTTCATGCGGTGGCCGGACAAAGAGCCCTGGAGCATGTCTCGTTAGACTTGCAGATCGACAGGTGTACGGGGAAAACTCCATACCTCCAACGTCATCTTGAGCTGCAATGACAAGCAAGCCATAATCAGTATGGGAGCCAATACCTCGcccctttttgcctttgccattcGTCCTGTCATTTTGCGGAAATCTATTGTGTTGCCTGATCAGTAACGGCCACGCTATCTCAACCAAGACGGGGGATACCATGGCTACTTACCTCAAGACACGCATGTGGTGCCACCCATCGTTTGTGTATCTCGTTAGAGATCCTGTGGGGATATCCAACCCCATTTCGATCAGCTGCAGGAGCTTCTCTCCAGATTCAGCCAAATCATTCATGTATTTGGTCATGATTGCTTTCATGTGCTGGTCCAGCCACGGGCATGGTCCATGGCATGGCCAGCCTCGGGCGACCCGTTCATCGGTGTGCGGAAGGTCTTTGGTTACGGTGAAGATTTCTGAGTAGTCGGCAATACCGTCTGTGATCTCCTCACCGGAGGCAATATATCCTGAGTAGCTCATGTCGTCTACACAGGCCTGCTTCAGTGCATGTGGCTGGGCGAAGAAGCGCCTACTTGCGGCATTGGCGGCTTGGTATAATCTCTGCTGTGACTTGGACATGCCAATTTGGAGAATGCCATCTCTGCGCCAGGCGCCAATCATGGCATCTGCTATGGCCTTGTCGGATACAGACCCCGAGACTTTTTCGGGAAGGGTAAAGGTTTCCAGCCTACCGACTTTGGCTGTGAAGCCTGGGGGCATGCCATGTCTTGCGGCTGTTTGCGCaatcgctgctgctgttgacgCGGCGCGCGCCTTGGGGAGGAGGTGACGGGCTACGTCTACACCCTTATTTGCGACCTTGACgaccgccatcttctctttgaGGGAAATTGTATTATGGGGGCTtatggagaagctgtcttGTTCCCGGTGAACTCTATGATGTCGTCTCTTGAACTGTTCAACTTCACAACAATACGAAGGCCGCAGAGGGAGGGTGAGAGCGAATATAAACCATTTGGAACATCAACATCCACTGTGAGGGCTTTGGATGCTTCAACTCAACACCCGACCGCCATTTACGCATCTCTGCGCGAGGTTACCCAAAGCTACCACTAAGCTCATTACACCTTTCCAAGCGCAGCTATCTTTCGTTCCATGTGGTGGCCAAGGTTCTGCCTCGTCAAGAGGCAATTCCCAACCACGTATGCTCACCCAAATTCTGTGCAACAATGATTCTCTTGTGGTTTTGGGAATTGCGGGGCCTCGTGGATGGGTTTGTATGACCTGCTGTTGAACGATTGAACGAATTTGGGGCGGTCTGAGATAGCAAAGGGTGAAGTATGAAGCTAACAAGGATAATTTCTTGGAAGAAAAAGCCGAGTGACGAGCGATGCAGAACGCAACAAGGCAACCCAAGCAAGCTACTGGATCTGCCCAGTTCTCATTGAAGCGCTGAAATGAGAACGCTCACAGTGTGTACAAAATGAACAGACCTCTTAGGAACTCATATCATACTGACCGCCTCGATATTCAACTGTCCTGTACATGAAGCTAGCGGGCCGGTCATGTCCGGACAAGCGGTATCAGTGGCGGAGAGAGCATACCATATACGAGGTTTTGAAAGAGATTCCATTTGCCCATCTATCAGTCTAGGTAGTTTCGTGCTGCTGTCACACCTAGGCCATTGGGCCATCCGCCATGACGGATATGCAGCCGGTTGTAGCCCAAACCTCGGTGAGCTACCTGAAATCACACTACTTGTCTATCAAGGGTGTTGATATAGCACTGCTCGCAGCCATAAACGGCGTTGAATTATCAAATCTTCGCTATCTGCTCTCTTGCCGGCAGCAGTTGCCTACCACGTGGACGTCATGAATAAACTGCCTTGattgctcttttctcttgcaaGCTCACACACTGAAGTCGGGCCAGGCGAAACTGTGTGTCTAAGTGACACAAGTTGCAACGAAGTTACCTGCGGAGTTTGAGGCGCAGATGCGGTGGCCCTTCATTGGCCACTCAAACAATGGAGGATGGATTTTGGACACACCCATCCGACGTCAAACTTTGGAATTTGAGTAACCTAAGAGCTAACTGAACGGGAGAACGAATAACAGAAAAGATATGCGATACCCTAACCGAGGTCGAACAAGGCTGGGGTAAAAGGAAAACATCGGCGCATATCCCA of the Trichoderma breve strain T069 chromosome 4, whole genome shotgun sequence genome contains:
- a CDS encoding 2OG-Fe(II) oxygenase superfamily domain-containing protein, which codes for MAVVKVANKGVDVARHLLPKARAASTAAAIAQTAARHGMPPGFTAKVGRLETFTLPEKVSGSVSDKAIADAMIGAWRRDGILQIGMSKSQQRLYQAANAASRRFFAQPHALKQACVDDMSYSGYIASGEEITDGIADYSEIFTVTKDLPHTDERVARGWPCHGPCPWLDQHMKAIMTKYMNDLAESGEKLLQLIEMGLDIPTGSLTRYTNDGWHHMRVLRFPQNDRTNGKGKKGRGIGSHTDYGLLVIAAQDDVGGLFVRPPHENERFSNWEKSSAGLRENEAGWVYVPPVAGTFTVFPGDMMQYMTNNVLQSTPHKVGLNVRERFAFAYFHEPNFRSVIRPLPGYNAGQSPIEGIHYGTHFTNMFLRNYPDRVTTARLQEEGRYRLLESKELRGGDDVL